The DNA sequence CATTTGGCTTTTTAATGTTAAGCCATGAAAATTATAAAATTTCTTGTTGTAAACTGTTTGTTTTTTATGTGCGCTTATAGCGTACAGTCTCAAAAAAAACCATTAATGAAAAATTTATTTTTCCCGGGATTCAATAAAACGATTGATTTTAAAAATCTCAAGTCCGAAGATATAAAATCGGCCACCGACCTGGTGATTGAAAACACAAAAAAGTCCTTACAGCATATATATTCCATTGATGCCCGTCACCGTAGTTTTAAGAATACAATGGAAGCTTACGACGACCTTTCTGATGAGTTAAGTTCTGTATTTTCAAATATTTACCTGATGGGTTTTGTGAACGATAATTCGTTAATCCGGGATGAATCCCAGAAAAGCATAGCCGTTTTAAGCAAGTATTCCAATGAATTACAGTTGGACGAGAACCTCTACAATGCCATCAGGGATTATTCCCTGACCCCCGAAGCCAAAGAACTCACCGGTTATAAGAAAAAGTTCCTTAAAGAAACCTTGGAAAGGTTTAAGCGCAATGGTTTTGCATTAGACAGGGAAAAACGGGCCGAACTTAAAGTCATCCAGGATAAGTTGTCCGATATTGAGCTTAAATTCAGCGCCAATATTGCTGCATATAACGATTCGCTCCTGGTTGATGAAAAAGGCATTGAAGGTTTGCCGGAGGATTACAAAACTGCACGCAAAACAAAGGATGGACATTATAAAATTGACCTGACCTATCCTTCGTATTTTCCGTTTATGAAATATGCCAAATCCGATGATGCCCGTAAGCAGCTTTATATAAAGTTCCAAAACCGGGCTGCACCAGCCAATTTGCAGGTACTTGACAGTATGCTGGATGAACGTGCCCAAATGGCTACCTTATTAGGTTATCCAACATTTGCTGCTTATCAGGTGGAAGACAGGATGGTGAAAAATACCAAACGGGTATGGGATTTTGAAAATAACCTGATACAGAATGTGAAACTTAAGGCAGATAAGGATTATGCTTTACTTATTGAAGAAAAAAGGAATTATACAAAAGATCCTTCAGCTGATAAGATTGAACCTTGGGAAGCCTCATTTTACACTAACTTGCTTCTTCTGAACAAATATCAGCTGGATAATGAAAAGCTGAAGGAATATTTTGAAATGAATGAAGTGATCAACGGAGTGATGAGCATTGCTAAACAGCTTTATGATATAGATTTTAAGGAGATAGAGCATCCATCCGTTTGGAATCCTGAAGTGAAAATGTTTGAGGTTCATCAAAGCAGCAAACTGATCGGGTATTTGTACCTTGACCTTTTCCCGCGGCCTAATAAATATGGCCATGCTGCTTGTTTCCCGATGATTAGTGGACATTTGACTGCTAAAGGTTACCAGTTGCCGGTAGCCAGCCTGGTATGCAATTTCCCGCGGCCAACTGCCGACAAGCCTTCGCTGATTCCACATTCCGACGTGGAAACTTTCTTCCATGAATTTGGACATTTGATGCACCATATTTTAACCAGGGCCGAATTATCCTCCCAGGCCGGTACTTCTGTGGCCAACGATTTTGTGGAAGTTCCATCCCAGTTTTTCGAAAATTGGGCATGGAACTATGAATCTCTGAAATTATTCGCCAAACATTATAAAACAGGAGAGATGCTTCCCAAAGATCTTTTCAACAAGATGCTTGCTGCAAAAAATGTAAATTCCGGTATTGGCACGCTTCAGCAGATTTTTTACGGAACACTTGATTTTACCCTGCACGACAGGTTCGATGCCAGGGGCAAAGAGACCACCACCGATGTAGTAAGAAAGTTGCAAAATCAGATTACTTTATATCCATACCTGGAAGGTACTTATTTTCAGGCAAGTTTCGATCACCTCAATGGCTATGGTGCAGGATATTATGGCTATCTGTGGGCTAAAGTTTATGCTGAAGACATGTTCTCCTTGTTTGGAGACAAGAACATTTTAAATAAGCAGCTGGGAAACCGTTTCAGGGACAAGGTACTTGCAAAAGGTTCCACAATGGATGAACTGGATATTGTAAAAGAATTCTTAGGGCGTGAACCCAGCAA is a window from the Bacteroidota bacterium genome containing:
- a CDS encoding M3 family metallopeptidase is translated as MKNLFFPGFNKTIDFKNLKSEDIKSATDLVIENTKKSLQHIYSIDARHRSFKNTMEAYDDLSDELSSVFSNIYLMGFVNDNSLIRDESQKSIAVLSKYSNELQLDENLYNAIRDYSLTPEAKELTGYKKKFLKETLERFKRNGFALDREKRAELKVIQDKLSDIELKFSANIAAYNDSLLVDEKGIEGLPEDYKTARKTKDGHYKIDLTYPSYFPFMKYAKSDDARKQLYIKFQNRAAPANLQVLDSMLDERAQMATLLGYPTFAAYQVEDRMVKNTKRVWDFENNLIQNVKLKADKDYALLIEEKRNYTKDPSADKIEPWEASFYTNLLLLNKYQLDNEKLKEYFEMNEVINGVMSIAKQLYDIDFKEIEHPSVWNPEVKMFEVHQSSKLIGYLYLDLFPRPNKYGHAACFPMISGHLTAKGYQLPVASLVCNFPRPTADKPSLIPHSDVETFFHEFGHLMHHILTRAELSSQAGTSVANDFVEVPSQFFENWAWNYESLKLFAKHYKTGEMLPKDLFNKMLAAKNVNSGIGTLQQIFYGTLDFTLHDRFDARGKETTTDVVRKLQNQITLYPYLEGTYFQASFDHLNGYGAGYYGYLWAKVYAEDMFSLFGDKNILNKQLGNRFRDKVLAKGSTMDELDIVKEFLGREPSNEAFLKSLGL